Proteins from one bacterium genomic window:
- the proC gene encoding pyrroline-5-carboxylate reductase — MELLKGKKLVFIGAGNMAEALIRGILKIDLIEKNNLLVCDVNLKQLEFFKEELGINGTSDNKEGIRWADIIILSIKPQIMPEVLVEISEIIKPEQKIISIAAGITTKFIESKFNIEISVIRVMPNTPVLVGQGMAGICKGRYADTQDLELVKAIFEAVGKVVVVKEVLMEAVTALSGCGPAYLFTIVEVLTDAGVSVGLPRDTSLTLTIETIEGAIKMLKQTSEHPAVLRDKVTSPGGATISALNVLEEKGIRSAFIQAVTAANNRAKELRLE, encoded by the coding sequence ATGGAGTTGTTAAAAGGGAAGAAATTAGTTTTTATTGGCGCCGGGAATATGGCTGAAGCATTAATCAGAGGAATATTAAAGATAGATTTAATTGAAAAGAATAATCTCCTGGTCTGTGATGTTAACTTAAAACAACTTGAATTTTTTAAAGAAGAGTTAGGTATAAACGGAACAAGTGATAATAAAGAAGGTATCAGATGGGCAGATATTATTATCTTATCAATTAAACCTCAGATAATGCCGGAGGTTTTGGTTGAAATCTCCGAGATTATAAAACCCGAGCAAAAGATTATTTCTATCGCCGCGGGGATTACCACAAAATTTATTGAATCTAAATTTAATATAGAGATTTCAGTAATCCGTGTGATGCCAAATACACCAGTTTTAGTCGGGCAGGGTATGGCGGGTATTTGTAAAGGAAGGTATGCAGATACGCAGGATTTGGAGTTAGTCAAAGCCATATTTGAAGCGGTAGGAAAGGTCGTGGTCGTCAAAGAGGTTTTAATGGAGGCGGTTACAGCATTATCGGGCTGTGGTCCTGCATATCTCTTTACTATCGTTGAGGTCTTGACCGATGCAGGCGTATCGGTAGGACTACCGCGAGATACATCTTTAACCTTAACGATTGAAACGATAGAAGGAGCAATTAAAATGCTCAAACAGACTTCTGAACATCCAGCGGTTTTACGAGATAAGGTTACTTCACCAGGTGGAGCAACCATTTCTGCACTAAATGTCTTAGAAGAAAAAGGAATCCGCTCGGCATTTATCCAGGCAGTCACCGCCGCAAATAATCGGGCAAAAGAATTAAGATTAGAGTAA
- a CDS encoding OmpH family outer membrane protein has product MKKVTILMLSGLLILGVSKIVYSQEEEVLSQKIPKVGIVDGRRIFEEHPEAKKAQELLKKELNERKKELENRSKEIRKLEESMKSNLLLSDEERAKIEKEIDKKKEEAMTYSQEAEEYLNEKEEELTKGITEKVYQLIKVTAQEKGIDIILENNYVLYADETLDITEDVIAKIKPKSTTEKQTTPLEK; this is encoded by the coding sequence ATGAAAAAAGTAACTATTTTAATGTTAAGTGGACTACTGATTTTAGGAGTATCTAAAATAGTATATTCACAAGAAGAAGAGGTATTATCTCAGAAAATACCTAAAGTTGGGATTGTTGATGGAAGACGCATCTTTGAGGAACATCCAGAGGCGAAAAAGGCACAAGAATTGTTAAAAAAAGAATTAAATGAAAGGAAAAAAGAGTTGGAAAACCGCTCTAAAGAAATTAGAAAATTAGAAGAGAGCATGAAATCAAATCTTTTGTTAAGTGATGAGGAAAGGGCAAAAATTGAAAAAGAAATTGATAAAAAGAAAGAAGAAGCAATGACATATAGCCAGGAGGCTGAAGAATATCTAAATGAAAAAGAAGAAGAACTAACTAAGGGAATAACAGAAAAGGTATATCAACTTATTAAAGTAACCGCACAGGAAAAAGGCATAGATATTATTTTAGAGAATAATTATGTTTTATATGCGGATGAAACGCTGGATATTACTGAGGATGTCATTGCCAAAATTAAACCAAAATCGACGACGGAAAAGCAAACCACTCCTTTAGAAAAATAA
- the lpxD gene encoding UDP-3-O-(3-hydroxymyristoyl)glucosamine N-acyltransferase — protein sequence MTKTLDEIAKFVNGKIIGDKNIPISRIASLNQAKKGDITFITSEKELKKTQPDKILASAIILPEDKDTILCAKIIVDNPKLALSKLLELFIPTIRPPEGIHPTAVIGKDVEIGKKVSVGAYCVIGDSAKIKDNVSLYPLTSIGNDVVIGKNSVIHPNVTIYEKVTLGEGVIIHSGSVIGSDGFGYVKTDDNQYVKILQKGNVLIEDNVEIGACVTIDRATIDSTIIGRGTKIDNLVHIGHNAKIGKNCIIVAQVGISGSVTIEDNVTLAGQSGVSDHVVIQENTIVAARAGVIKNIGPNLIISGFPAQEHHQEIKIKALTQKLPEIVKKIKELEKRIEKIETAND from the coding sequence ATGACCAAAACCTTAGATGAAATTGCTAAGTTTGTAAATGGAAAAATAATAGGTGATAAAAATATACCTATTTCTCGAATAGCATCCCTTAACCAGGCTAAAAAAGGGGATATAACATTTATCACTTCTGAAAAAGAATTAAAAAAAACTCAACCGGATAAAATTCTTGCCTCAGCAATAATCCTGCCAGAAGATAAAGATACTATCTTATGTGCGAAAATTATTGTCGATAATCCTAAATTAGCCCTGTCAAAATTACTTGAGCTTTTCATCCCCACCATTAGACCTCCTGAAGGAATACACCCAACCGCAGTTATTGGAAAAGATGTTGAAATAGGTAAAAAAGTTAGTGTGGGTGCTTATTGTGTCATTGGCGATTCTGCAAAAATAAAGGATAATGTTAGCCTCTATCCTTTAACATCCATTGGGAATGATGTGGTTATTGGGAAAAATTCTGTTATTCATCCCAATGTAACAATTTATGAAAAAGTAACGCTGGGCGAAGGCGTCATTATTCACAGTGGGTCGGTAATTGGGAGTGATGGCTTTGGGTATGTTAAAACGGATGATAACCAGTATGTAAAAATCCTGCAGAAGGGAAATGTCCTGATTGAAGATAATGTGGAGATAGGTGCGTGTGTAACAATTGACCGAGCAACCATTGACTCGACTATTATTGGTCGAGGAACAAAAATTGATAACCTTGTCCATATTGGGCATAATGCCAAAATAGGTAAAAATTGCATTATTGTGGCTCAAGTAGGTATTTCAGGTAGTGTGACGATAGAAGATAATGTAACTTTAGCCGGCCAATCTGGAGTTTCAGACCATGTGGTCATTCAAGAAAATACTATCGTTGCCGCGCGGGCTGGCGTAATTAAAAATATAGGGCCAAATTTAATTATCTCTGGATTCCCGGCTCAAGAACATCACCAGGAGATAAAAATAAAGGCATTGACACAAAAACTACCTGAGATAGTTAAGAAGATTAAAGAGTTGGAAAAGAGGATAGAGAAGATTGAAACAGCAAACGATTAA
- the lpxC gene encoding UDP-3-O-acyl-N-acetylglucosamine deacetylase, with translation MKQQTIKNELEYSGIGLHTGENIQLIFKPSIVDNGIVFVRKDLPGNPRIKTCLKNVNKTSRELSLKENEAEVHTVEHLLSALMGLGIDNIEIVINGDEVPVGDGSAMPFVELLKDEIISQDKPKKIFCPNQPCWISMKDKHIVLLPTGELRITYTICFDHPLIKAQFADFVITKEVFIKEIAPARTFGFLQEVETLYAQGLAKGGSLDNAIIIGEDRILNDNLRFDNEPVRHKILDLIGDFSVIGQPISGHIIAVKSGHELNLKLIRDIVSQDSPNR, from the coding sequence TTGAAACAGCAAACGATTAAAAACGAGTTAGAATATTCAGGAATAGGGTTGCATACAGGGGAAAATATCCAGTTAATCTTCAAACCATCTATTGTAGATAACGGAATTGTTTTTGTTCGTAAAGACTTACCGGGTAATCCCAGAATAAAAACCTGCCTGAAAAATGTCAATAAGACCTCAAGAGAACTTAGTCTGAAAGAAAATGAAGCAGAGGTTCATACTGTAGAACATTTATTGTCTGCATTAATGGGTTTAGGAATTGACAATATTGAAATAGTGATAAATGGTGATGAAGTCCCAGTTGGAGATGGAAGTGCTATGCCTTTTGTTGAACTTCTTAAAGACGAAATTATAAGCCAGGATAAGCCCAAAAAGATATTTTGTCCTAACCAGCCCTGTTGGATTTCTATGAAAGATAAACACATAGTCCTTTTACCAACAGGTGAATTGAGAATTACCTATACTATTTGTTTTGACCACCCTTTAATCAAGGCACAATTTGCCGATTTTGTTATTACAAAAGAGGTATTTATAAAAGAAATTGCTCCTGCAAGAACATTTGGCTTCTTACAAGAAGTAGAAACTCTCTATGCCCAGGGACTGGCTAAAGGAGGAAGTCTGGATAATGCAATTATTATCGGTGAAGATAGAATTTTAAATGATAATTTACGATTTGATAATGAACCTGTCCGACATAAAATATTAGATTTAATTGGAGATTTTAGTGTAATTGGTCAGCCTATTTCAGGTCATATAATTGCGGTTAAATCAGGTCATGAGTTAAACTTAAAATTAATCAGGGATATAGTGTCTCAAGACTCCCCGAACAGGTAG
- a CDS encoding FG-GAP-like repeat-containing protein: MIKHLLTIGYCLLAIAYCNASEFRDNYFMDGSLTQVTTSDIPGCKWVRSPKSLKLSSQYPLFEPVDTWAPLPSEMSGLLFLEPEFGDIDNDGDIDLLVGDKATKKIILLENKGTKYSPLFKKRGEFPFLTDGSCSLGDIDKDGILDLLVVYNVSEIHGYKGKGNWEWERKLEWDVKDFHNQGFEFACELGDLNSDNYPDLIICYIEQGTNTGNFVDVRLLSYENKDNKFIPKPEWNPPPMLSELIGNGWDLNVELVDLENTKNPFLVFTFNEWGNIYLYKNTGILSPNWGMRSYILWGLFGQPPEEYSPPGDSAVATIAFADLDGDGDFDMINGGEDGILIPFENVGDISNPRFQLKSYQPLDGFHIMGGITFADLNGDGDYEEIHSEGAGSCNKPRIYIAQNTGTPEIPYFPRKHYSIVLENEQNGYNGMEITPTVADLNGDGKPDLLVATYKTGKGENVGAFRNISTQTTKFSYNPQWNITAEYLISEGLDDFDTSSPAPFLLDLDNDKDYDLLLPTWRIFVILENIGSITSPIWKRNKTWEESTGFKDINPLGYIPKLTAMDLNGDNNDDIVFHGTIYPTKVYLKLRTSTPPSFERAPEAYEKMFDTITHPYYQLSGVDLDNDGDYDLVTGYKNSGPFISGINKGPYHPLGTYTSSIFDAGSSVIFENIFWKERKPFSTELSMYVRSGNSTQTLSSWRKVSNGESLNLNARFIQYQAILSTSDLEYTPTLYEVNIPYRTSNQPFIDANPDKAYPEGTINVTGQWFANNETVRLYLGTLSVATTTSSPNGTINVEFALPSLPAGLYPLNAKGNITATATTYITILPLSAITGRVREENFAPIVGADVFLDGFATKTDKYGKFSFTNLPVATYTLTVSATRTIFTPPSFFFPSLNCSHDVEFVGEIQRAFITLLKVGTETIDPGATLTYTLSFINDGDLPLSGAYVIDTIEDNLGTPSISLITIGTVTYCPEIRTLVWTIGSLTIKECGTMSFSSRVSIFKREGTITNIAFLYNNEAATSTASCTTRVIPPPPPIIRINPGSGSVTKIVTIVGENFKDESLVRIDFGKTRTIATAIPGSEGTFSTTFTVTDESFGTITITATGLLLNLTATTTFFILSPEYFLFGTIPSPQIAGIPFTIKITAYDIHGDIVRNFRASATLSDTSNTIFPTTTTNFTGGIWDGTVTITRAGTSSISAGYQSKTGTSNPFYVLPGEPVKFIVYPENPVYILAGGSVSITAQLIDVYGNAVGSAGISCNLEVVMLSGKPGTLSATTSTTTNTGQIDTITYWVSPNANDKVRIKLLSTLPPATSGTITTSSGELAMFTFDTIATQTAGMNFPIKITARDAYENPIPFTRTVTLIDLSNSLKPTQTTSFINGMWDGFGSITVRGTTSITVIYGDIRGTSNPFWVCGGEVEYFVISTITTQTAGISFPLSIKAYDRWRNIADMFNSSAALTDTSRTISPTKTTNFSLGIWDGTVSITRAGTTAIMASYQGKTGTSNPFFITPSSLDHFLIGTITNQTAGIDFPVVITAKDTYNNTVTSFTDKVELKDTSLTLKPKISDSFSAGIWQGVGSITKAGTTTIYATAQGRTGTSSPFFVNPANLHHFSFLPIPDQIAGIPFKITIIAQDAYQNTVTTYTGTNTLSDTTGSIQPTITSGFVAGELRDFPVTISVAQDPVIVRTEKGGIAGTSNAFGITPGNLDHFWFEAILSPQIAGVEFFITIKAMDKDNNIIFDFSDKVGLNDASQTIFPTSTTAFISGIWQGNVKMTKAGTTSILADYAGKYGNSNVFKVIPGQVAYIEIQPGSVTLMPDERQTFMAKGYDDYGNEKEVGNGKWEVGSEIGTLTNAIGSKTTFVAGTKSGKGTLTCKVNEIIGRASITIIPGTLADINIEPADAIIEVDGSCTFTSRGYDRYGNEKDIGGGNWEVGSEIGELTDVSGTKTTFVAGTKSGKGILTCRVFVPLGRGIKGEERNNEPRVPSPEPRFSEEIIGTASITVRSGRAGRFEFSPISHQIINTKFGIKVTALDRYGNLASDYNQTGSLTTNFGQIKPAAITFYNGIAIGTVTIETNRAAPDVNITIRIETIESQSNDFAVLYDDASNVKVEDGDLKIDIKSHSVSKDYYLKIDKPALDEDEIKIANLRMNHYNPGFCLLTDTIIRIVAKDGDKKPIEGDFGTQATRLIIYYHQPPKNVAEERLKLYILDEESIESRWVEVTNAQVLVGSNFIYGDVPHFGTFILIGEGIPAGFDGVVVYPNPFKPGRGDENIVFEGLPENTQIRIYDISGSLVKDEEGKRATWIWDVRDNYGKKIDSGVYIYVLTTDDGKKKTGKIAIIR; the protein is encoded by the coding sequence ATGATTAAGCATTTATTAACTATTGGCTATTGCTTATTGGCTATTGCATATTGCAATGCCTCTGAATTCAGGGATAATTATTTTATGGATGGAAGCCTTACCCAGGTTACCACCTCTGACATCCCCGGCTGCAAGTGGGTAAGAAGCCCTAAATCCCTTAAGCTCTCCTCCCAATATCCCCTGTTTGAGCCTGTAGATACCTGGGCACCCCTGCCCAGCGAGATGTCGGGGTTACTCTTTCTTGAACCAGAATTTGGTGATATAGATAATGATGGAGACATTGACCTTTTAGTAGGCGATAAAGCTACAAAAAAGATTATTCTCTTAGAAAACAAAGGGACAAAATATAGCCCATTATTTAAAAAAAGAGGGGAATTTCCTTTTTTAACTGATGGAAGTTGTAGTCTTGGTGATATTGATAAAGATGGAATACTGGATTTATTGGTAGTTTATAATGTAAGTGAAATCCATGGTTATAAAGGAAAGGGAAATTGGGAATGGGAAAGGAAGCTAGAATGGGATGTCAAGGATTTTCATAATCAAGGTTTTGAATTTGCCTGTGAATTGGGCGATTTAAATTCTGATAATTACCCTGACCTTATAATCTGTTATATAGAGCAAGGAACAAATACAGGTAATTTTGTTGATGTAAGACTCCTTTCATATGAAAACAAAGATAACAAATTTATTCCAAAGCCTGAATGGAATCCCCCTCCTATGTTGTCTGAATTAATAGGAAATGGATGGGATTTAAACGTAGAACTCGTTGACCTGGAAAACACCAAAAACCCTTTTCTTGTCTTTACATTCAACGAGTGGGGAAATATATATCTTTATAAAAACACAGGAATATTATCTCCCAACTGGGGAATGCGGTCTTATATATTGTGGGGGTTGTTTGGACAACCTCCAGAAGAATACTCTCCTCCAGGCGATAGCGCAGTTGCAACAATAGCCTTTGCCGACCTTGATGGCGATGGAGATTTTGATATGATTAATGGGGGGGAAGATGGAATATTAATTCCTTTTGAGAATGTTGGCGATATTAGCAATCCAAGGTTTCAGTTAAAAAGCTATCAACCACTTGATGGATTCCATATAATGGGAGGCATAACCTTTGCTGACCTTAATGGCGATGGTGATTATGAGGAAATACATAGTGAAGGGGCAGGAAGTTGTAATAAACCCCGTATTTATATTGCTCAAAATACAGGGACACCAGAGATTCCATATTTTCCTCGGAAACATTACAGTATTGTGTTAGAAAATGAGCAAAATGGATATAATGGTATGGAGATTACCCCAACAGTAGCTGACCTCAATGGTGATGGAAAGCCAGATTTACTTGTTGCTACATATAAAACTGGAAAGGGCGAAAATGTAGGGGCATTTAGAAACATAAGCACACAAACAACCAAATTTTCCTATAACCCCCAATGGAATATAACCGCAGAATATTTAATTTCTGAAGGATTGGATGACTTTGATACCTCTTCTCCCGCTCCATTTCTTCTTGACTTAGATAATGATAAGGATTATGACCTTCTTCTTCCTACCTGGCGGATATTTGTTATCTTAGAAAATATTGGAAGCATAACCTCGCCAATCTGGAAGAGGAATAAAACCTGGGAAGAAAGCACAGGCTTTAAAGATATAAATCCTTTAGGTTATATTCCTAAACTAACTGCAATGGACCTAAATGGCGATAACAATGATGATATTGTATTTCATGGAACCATTTATCCTACTAAGGTTTATCTAAAGCTTAGAACATCTACCCCTCCCTCTTTTGAAAGAGCACCCGAAGCATATGAAAAGATGTTTGATACTATTACTCACCCTTATTACCAGTTATCCGGGGTTGACCTTGACAACGATGGAGACTATGACCTGGTTACTGGATATAAAAACTCAGGTCCCTTTATCTCTGGAATAAACAAAGGTCCCTACCATCCCCTTGGCACCTACACCTCTTCCATCTTTGATGCAGGCTCCTCAGTTATCTTTGAGAATATCTTCTGGAAAGAGAGAAAGCCATTTTCAACAGAGCTTTCTATGTATGTTCGCTCGGGAAATAGCACACAAACCTTATCTTCCTGGAGAAAGGTAAGCAATGGAGAAAGCCTTAATCTTAACGCAAGGTTCATCCAATACCAGGCAATCCTTTCCACCTCTGATTTGGAATACACCCCAACATTATATGAGGTAAATATCCCTTATAGAACATCCAACCAGCCATTTATCGATGCCAACCCGGATAAAGCCTATCCCGAGGGGACAATAAATGTAACCGGCCAGTGGTTTGCTAACAATGAAACTGTTCGACTCTATCTTGGAACACTCTCTGTTGCTACAACCACCTCATCCCCAAATGGAACAATAAATGTAGAGTTTGCTCTTCCGTCTTTACCTGCTGGTCTTTATCCGCTGAATGCAAAAGGAAATATCACAGCAACCGCCACTACCTATATTACCATCCTTCCCCTTTCAGCCATAACCGGCAGGGTAAGAGAGGAGAATTTTGCACCCATAGTAGGTGCGGATGTATTCCTTGATGGATTCGCCACAAAAACAGACAAATATGGCAAATTTTCCTTTACCAACCTACCTGTGGCAACCTATACTCTGACTGTATCCGCTACGCGGACAATATTTACTCCCCCCTCTTTCTTCTTCCCATCCCTTAATTGTTCACATGATGTAGAATTTGTGGGAGAAATCCAGCGGGCATTCATTACCTTGCTTAAAGTAGGAACTGAAACCATAGACCCAGGAGCAACCTTAACCTATACACTATCCTTTATAAATGACGGCGACCTGCCACTGTCTGGTGCCTATGTTATTGATACCATAGAGGATAACTTAGGCACTCCATCCATTTCTCTAATTACTATAGGAACAGTAACCTATTGTCCAGAAATAAGAACACTGGTTTGGACAATAGGGAGTCTAACCATTAAAGAATGTGGAACAATGAGCTTTTCTTCCAGAGTGAGCATATTTAAGAGGGAAGGAACGATAACAAATATTGCTTTTCTCTACAACAATGAGGCGGCAACCTCTACTGCCTCTTGCACTACCCGTGTCATTCCACCACCCCCGCCAATAATTAGAATTAACCCTGGTTCTGGCTCTGTGACTAAGATTGTTACCATTGTGGGAGAAAATTTTAAGGATGAGAGCCTGGTCAGGATTGATTTTGGGAAAACCAGGACAATTGCCACAGCCATCCCAGGCTCAGAGGGAACATTTTCTACCACATTTACTGTTACAGATGAAAGCTTTGGCACAATTACCATTACCGCCACTGGTCTTCTTTTAAACCTTACAGCTACCACCACATTCTTTATCCTTTCCCCGGAATATTTTCTATTTGGCACAATTCCATCTCCGCAAATCGCTGGCATTCCATTTACCATTAAAATAACTGCTTATGACATTCATGGAGATATAGTGAGGAATTTCAGGGCAAGTGCTACCCTGTCTGATACTTCTAATACTATCTTTCCTACAACTACGACTAACTTCACTGGTGGCATCTGGGATGGCACTGTTACCATCACCAGAGCAGGCACAAGCTCGATTTCCGCAGGTTACCAGAGTAAGACAGGCACAAGCAATCCTTTTTATGTCCTGCCAGGCGAGCCAGTTAAATTCATCGTCTATCCTGAAAATCCTGTCTACATCCTGGCAGGGGGTTCAGTAAGCATCACTGCTCAATTAATCGATGTTTATGGTAATGCGGTTGGGTCTGCAGGGATTAGTTGTAATTTAGAGGTAGTGATGCTTTCTGGTAAACCAGGAACACTATCTGCCACCACTTCTACTACCACCAATACCGGTCAGATAGACACTATTACCTACTGGGTTTCACCTAATGCCAACGATAAAGTTAGGATAAAACTCCTATCTACTCTACCACCTGCTACCTCCGGAACTATTACTACCAGTTCTGGCGAATTAGCAATGTTCACTTTCGATACTATTGCTACCCAGACTGCGGGGATGAATTTCCCGATTAAAATCACCGCCAGAGATGCTTACGAAAATCCTATTCCTTTTACCAGGACAGTAACACTAATTGACTTGAGTAACAGCCTTAAACCTACTCAGACTACTTCATTTATAAATGGTATGTGGGATGGATTTGGCTCTATCACAGTAAGAGGGACTACCAGTATTACTGTCATTTATGGGGATATTCGAGGCACAAGTAACCCCTTCTGGGTCTGCGGCGGCGAGGTAGAGTATTTTGTCATTAGCACTATAACTACTCAAACCGCAGGTATTAGTTTTCCACTCAGCATCAAGGCTTATGACCGCTGGAGAAATATCGCTGATATGTTCAACTCATCCGCCGCACTAACTGATACCAGCCGCACGATTAGCCCGACTAAAACCACAAACTTTAGCCTGGGCATCTGGGATGGCACAGTTAGTATCACCAGAGCAGGCACGACCGCGATTATGGCAAGTTACCAGGGAAAAACAGGCACAAGCAATCCCTTCTTTATCACCCCCAGTAGCCTCGACCATTTCTTAATCGGCACTATCACCAATCAAACTGCGGGGATAGATTTTCCTGTCGTAATCACTGCAAAAGATACCTACAACAATACGGTAACCAGCTTTACTGATAAGGTTGAATTGAAGGATACTTCATTGACATTGAAACCGAAGATAAGCGATAGTTTTTCTGCGGGTATCTGGCAGGGGGTTGGGTCTATCACTAAAGCAGGGACGACCACAATTTACGCCACCGCTCAAGGTAGGACAGGCACAAGTTCCCCATTCTTTGTTAATCCAGCCAACCTCCATCACTTCAGTTTTCTACCTATCCCTGACCAGATAGCAGGGATTCCATTCAAGATAACTATCATTGCCCAGGATGCCTATCAGAATACGGTTACTACTTACACCGGAACAAATACATTGAGTGATACCACAGGTTCGATTCAGCCTACCATTACCTCTGGATTTGTGGCAGGTGAATTAAGGGATTTTCCAGTAACTATCTCTGTTGCTCAAGACCCTGTGATAGTCAGGACTGAAAAAGGCGGTATTGCAGGGACAAGTAATGCCTTTGGTATTACACCTGGCAATTTAGACCACTTCTGGTTCGAAGCGATTCTTTCCCCTCAGATAGCTGGTGTAGAATTCTTCATCACCATAAAGGCGATGGATAAAGATAACAATATCATTTTTGATTTTTCTGATAAAGTCGGGTTAAACGATGCCAGTCAAACCATCTTTCCTACCTCAACTACTGCGTTTATTAGTGGTATATGGCAGGGTAATGTGAAGATGACAAAAGCAGGCACTACCTCTATCCTGGCTGATTATGCGGGTAAATACGGCAATAGTAATGTCTTCAAGGTAATACCCGGGCAGGTCGCCTATATTGAAATCCAGCCGGGTAGTGTAACTTTAATGCCTGATGAACGCCAGACATTCATGGCAAAGGGCTATGATGACTATGGGAATGAAAAAGAAGTGGGAAATGGGAAATGGGAGGTAGGAAGTGAAATAGGAACATTAACCAATGCTATCGGCTCAAAGACGACCTTTGTAGCCGGAACAAAATCAGGGAAAGGAACACTTACCTGCAAAGTGAATGAGATAATTGGAAGAGCAAGTATTACCATTATTCCCGGGACATTGGCGGACATAAATATCGAACCTGCAGATGCAATTATCGAGGTAGATGGGAGTTGCACCTTTACCAGTAGGGGCTATGATAGGTATGGGAATGAGAAGGATATAGGGGGTGGGAACTGGGAAGTGGGAAGTGAGATTGGAGAATTGACTGATGTCAGCGGGACAAAGACGACTTTTGTAGCGGGAACAAAGTCAGGGAAAGGGATACTTACCTGCAGAGTTTTTGTCCCCCTCGGGAGGGGGATTAAGGGGGAGGAAAGAAATAACGAGCCCCGAGTCCCGAGCCCCGAGCCCCGATTTTCAGAGGAGATAATTGGAACAGCCAGTATAACTGTCAGGTCAGGTAGAGCCGGTCGATTTGAATTTAGCCCTATCAGCCATCAGATTATCAACACGAAGTTTGGCATTAAAGTAACTGCCCTGGATAGGTATGGCAATCTGGCAAGTGATTACAACCAGACGGGTTCTCTTACAACTAACTTTGGACAGATAAAACCTGCCGCTATCACCTTCTATAACGGCATAGCGATAGGCACGGTAACAATTGAGACTAACCGAGCCGCACCTGATGTCAACATTACTATTAGAATTGAGACAATAGAGTCTCAAAGTAACGATTTTGCTGTGTTATACGATGACGCAAGTAATGTAAAGGTTGAAGATGGAGACTTGAAGATAGACATTAAGTCTCATAGTGTAAGTAAAGATTATTACCTAAAGATAGATAAACCCGCTCTGGATGAGGATGAGATTAAGATAGCGAATTTGCGGATGAATCATTATAACCCGGGATTTTGTCTGCTAACTGATACCATTATCCGCATAGTAGCTAAAGATGGGGATAAGAAACCGATAGAAGGAGATTTTGGGACACAAGCAACCAGACTGATAATTTATTACCATCAACCACCTAAGAATGTAGCCGAGGAGAGATTGAAATTATACATCCTGGATGAAGAATCAATTGAATCGAGGTGGGTGGAGGTAACCAATGCACAGGTTTTAGTCGGAAGTAATTTTATCTATGGCGATGTCCCGCATTTTGGGACATTTATTTTGATTGGGGAAGGGATACCGGCGGGTTTTGATGGGGTTGTAGTCTATCCGAATCCGTTCAAGCCAGGCCGCGGGGATGAAAATATCGTTTTTGAGGGATTACCAGAGAATACCCAGATTCGCATCTACGACATCTCAGGCAGTTTAGTCAAAGACGAAGAAGGCAAACGCGCCACCTGGATTTGGGATGTTCGGGATAATTATGGGAAGAAGATAGATAGTGGGGTGTATATTTATGTGTTGACTACTGACGATGGGAAGAAGAAGACAGGCAAGATTGCGATTATCAGGTAG